A part of Gracilimonas sp. genomic DNA contains:
- a CDS encoding dipeptidase: protein MSTIQEYIDQNKDKFVEELFDLLRIPSISTDSSKKEEIKKAAGFLVSQLNNLKFDTVKTYETPGNPIVYAEHCPHDDRPTVLIYGHYDVQPSDPDELWDTPPFEPTVKNGLIYARGASDDKGQAFTHIKAVESFVKTGQEIPVNVKFILEGEEEIGSPNLVPFLEEHQDLLACDMVLISDTAMFGEDQPSITYGLRGLAYMEIEVVGPNRDLHSGVYGGAVENPVNVLCEIIAKLKDEDGVIQIPGFYDDVIPLTEADREAFAQLPFDEEEYKKTLDVKALHGEKGYTTLERASARPTLDVNGIWGGYTKEGAKTVLPSKANAKVSMRLVPDQNPNKIAQLFKKHVESLAPDTVKVTVNEHHGGHASVTDLDFYGLKAGAQAFEDVYQKEALFSREGGSIPIVADFKRVLGVESILMGFGLTSNAIHSPNENFSLKDFHRGIKTSARFLELLPDYAS, encoded by the coding sequence ATGAGCACTATTCAAGAGTATATTGATCAGAACAAAGACAAATTTGTTGAAGAGCTATTTGATTTGCTACGAATCCCAAGTATCAGCACCGATTCCAGCAAGAAAGAGGAAATTAAAAAAGCAGCCGGGTTTTTAGTCAGTCAGCTCAATAACCTGAAATTTGATACGGTTAAGACCTATGAGACTCCGGGTAACCCGATTGTTTATGCCGAACACTGTCCTCATGATGACCGGCCTACTGTGTTGATTTATGGCCATTATGATGTTCAGCCTTCCGACCCTGATGAACTTTGGGATACTCCTCCTTTTGAGCCCACCGTTAAAAATGGCCTGATTTATGCCCGCGGAGCCAGTGATGATAAAGGGCAGGCATTTACACATATCAAAGCGGTAGAATCTTTTGTAAAAACCGGACAGGAAATCCCTGTAAATGTGAAGTTTATTTTAGAAGGCGAGGAAGAAATCGGTTCTCCAAATCTGGTTCCCTTTCTGGAAGAACACCAGGACTTGCTGGCTTGCGACATGGTCCTTATTTCAGACACAGCCATGTTTGGAGAAGATCAGCCTTCCATTACATACGGGCTGCGTGGATTAGCTTATATGGAAATTGAAGTGGTTGGACCAAATCGCGACCTTCATTCCGGTGTATATGGCGGAGCTGTAGAAAACCCGGTTAATGTTTTGTGTGAAATTATAGCCAAACTGAAAGATGAAGATGGCGTGATTCAGATTCCGGGATTTTATGATGATGTGATTCCTCTGACGGAAGCTGACCGTGAAGCTTTTGCCCAACTTCCCTTTGATGAGGAAGAATATAAAAAGACACTGGATGTAAAAGCTCTTCACGGCGAAAAAGGATACACAACTCTTGAAAGAGCTTCTGCCCGCCCAACACTGGATGTAAATGGTATTTGGGGAGGCTACACTAAAGAAGGTGCCAAAACGGTTCTGCCATCTAAAGCCAATGCAAAAGTGAGTATGCGTTTGGTGCCTGATCAAAACCCAAATAAGATTGCTCAACTTTTCAAAAAGCATGTTGAGTCGCTTGCTCCTGATACCGTAAAAGTAACGGTAAATGAGCATCACGGCGGACACGCTTCCGTAACCGATCTCGATTTCTATGGCCTCAAAGCTGGAGCGCAGGCTTTTGAAGATGTGTACCAGAAAGAAGCATTGTTTTCACGAGAAGGCGGCTCAATCCCGATAGTGGCTGACTTCAAACGTGTGCTGGGTGTTGAATCTATCCTGATGGGATTTGGACTTACCAGCAATGCCATTCACTCACCAAATGAAAATTTCTCTTTGAAAGATTTTCACAGAGGGATTAAAACTTCAGCCAGATTTTTAGAATTGCTGCCTGATTACGCTTCGTAA
- a CDS encoding BatD family protein: MTKIGKRYHLLSLLLLFALVCFSTSKAQDVEVDASLSEINIYSGEQVNLQVTISGTSMGSVEQPVLPEIEGLRWLRGSTSRGQKYSLINGSPTVTYTFGYALIAQTPGSYSVPSIQVNVNDETYQTTPINFKVLDPSSINSGNADRAPSIYVRLEPSTMNPVVGQQVVADVVLYFKNDIEVSSYQPTPGWKAEGFWKEELEYPQRAQTSSTIVNGIRYQRAKLIQYALFPTKSGELTLSPFEITVSVRKQRNSDPFGLGFGQERLNVQSVPVTLDVQALPEAQNAEFIGAVGDFEISREISPKNALVGETIEITTRVNGTGNVPLVNKPEYSFPEELEKYNPQEGSAIDRKNRQISGTRTFTDIIIARNEGTYTIPAVRIAHFNPNSNRYEITRLPDLTFTAKRDPNSTVVSQNDLRLDVQPITGLAQWTSYSAAPLYQRGWVWMLILFPVFLTAAVFGYKQYNDRMNTDSAFARSRTASDKAAGTLAEAESTTDIKQGYHLIEKALVQFITDKLNLPPAGLSHKDIIHEVEQTAGSENITELKRLLTKCETIAYAPNATQETLDSDIQKTKALIKKIGKLV; encoded by the coding sequence ATGACAAAGATTGGTAAACGGTATCACCTTCTATCCTTATTACTGCTTTTTGCCTTAGTTTGTTTTTCCACAAGTAAGGCTCAGGACGTAGAAGTTGATGCTTCACTCTCGGAAATCAACATTTATTCTGGTGAACAGGTTAACTTACAGGTTACTATTTCAGGCACCAGCATGGGATCTGTTGAACAACCCGTACTCCCTGAAATTGAGGGACTTCGCTGGCTTCGCGGAAGCACTTCCCGGGGTCAAAAATATTCTCTGATCAATGGAAGCCCTACCGTCACCTATACTTTTGGTTATGCCCTGATTGCCCAGACACCCGGAAGTTATTCTGTTCCGTCAATACAGGTAAATGTTAATGACGAGACTTATCAAACAACTCCCATTAATTTCAAAGTACTTGACCCTTCTTCCATAAATTCCGGAAATGCAGACCGTGCTCCAAGCATTTATGTGCGGTTGGAGCCAAGTACCATGAATCCTGTAGTTGGGCAGCAAGTAGTTGCTGATGTAGTACTTTATTTCAAGAACGATATCGAAGTTTCTTCTTATCAACCCACCCCCGGATGGAAAGCAGAAGGTTTTTGGAAAGAAGAACTTGAGTACCCCCAACGAGCCCAAACATCTTCAACTATCGTCAACGGTATTCGATATCAGCGGGCAAAATTGATCCAGTATGCCCTTTTCCCTACTAAGTCTGGTGAACTTACATTAAGCCCCTTTGAAATCACTGTTTCTGTACGTAAGCAACGTAACTCCGATCCTTTTGGGCTAGGGTTTGGACAAGAGCGCCTCAATGTACAATCTGTTCCTGTTACGCTTGATGTTCAAGCACTGCCGGAGGCTCAGAATGCTGAATTTATAGGTGCTGTAGGTGATTTTGAAATCAGTCGCGAAATCAGCCCAAAAAATGCTCTTGTAGGAGAGACCATAGAGATAACCACGCGTGTAAACGGAACCGGTAATGTGCCTTTGGTAAATAAACCCGAATACTCATTCCCGGAGGAACTGGAAAAGTATAATCCTCAGGAAGGATCTGCCATTGATCGCAAAAACCGACAGATTTCAGGTACCCGCACATTCACTGATATAATCATTGCCCGAAACGAAGGCACTTACACCATACCCGCCGTTCGAATTGCTCACTTCAATCCGAATTCTAATCGCTATGAGATAACCCGGTTGCCAGATTTAACTTTTACAGCCAAGCGAGATCCAAATTCTACTGTGGTTAGCCAAAATGATTTGCGCCTCGATGTGCAACCTATAACAGGATTAGCTCAATGGACCTCATATTCTGCAGCTCCCCTTTACCAGAGAGGCTGGGTTTGGATGCTCATACTTTTTCCTGTTTTCCTTACAGCTGCTGTATTTGGATATAAGCAATATAATGACCGAATGAACACAGACTCTGCTTTTGCAAGATCCCGAACCGCTTCGGATAAAGCTGCAGGCACATTAGCTGAGGCTGAAAGCACTACAGACATCAAACAAGGTTATCACCTGATAGAAAAAGCATTGGTTCAGTTTATTACCGACAAGCTCAACCTGCCTCCTGCTGGCCTTTCACACAAAGATATTATCCATGAAGTGGAACAAACGGCTGGTTCAGAAAACATAACGGAGCTTAAGCGTTTGCTCACTAAATGTGAAACCATTGCCTATGCTCCAAATGCTACTCAGGAAACCCTGGATTCTGATATTCAGAAAACAAAAGCGTTAATCAAAAAGATAGGCAAACTTGTATGA
- a CDS encoding GW dipeptide domain-containing protein codes for MKQILICLICFLFSVTPSIAQQSAQATFDEANTLFKNGELTEALNLYRSIEQTGKISGALYLNMGITAVQLDSLGLAKYYFLKAADFKTTLSRAQTALDYVNSQFSRQSAMLPKLPWDRAIQWINDVLTASGLFLIGFIITTVGLVLLYLSWFNKLSIKKISSYTIALVITGSSLAILAFYADYVDQRYDTAVLITNSQRVVQSPKPDATLESIAYEGYDLTVDHWKSEEQPDWLYVRLGNGQYGWIQNKGVKIL; via the coding sequence ATGAAACAGATTCTAATCTGCCTCATCTGCTTTCTATTTTCGGTCACACCTTCTATTGCTCAGCAATCTGCCCAGGCAACGTTTGATGAAGCTAATACACTTTTTAAAAATGGAGAGCTAACAGAAGCCCTGAACCTTTATCGATCTATAGAACAAACCGGCAAAATATCGGGTGCACTTTACCTGAACATGGGCATAACCGCTGTACAGCTCGATTCTCTTGGGCTCGCCAAATACTATTTCCTGAAGGCTGCTGATTTCAAAACAACTTTGTCTCGTGCCCAAACTGCCCTCGATTATGTGAACAGCCAGTTCAGCAGACAATCAGCGATGTTACCTAAACTCCCCTGGGATCGGGCCATCCAATGGATTAACGATGTACTTACAGCTTCTGGCTTATTCCTTATTGGATTTATAATCACTACAGTTGGGTTGGTTTTGTTATATCTCTCATGGTTTAATAAACTCAGTATTAAGAAGATATCCAGCTATACCATAGCTTTGGTAATAACAGGTTCTTCGCTAGCTATCCTGGCTTTTTATGCCGATTACGTTGATCAACGCTACGATACTGCAGTTCTGATTACCAATTCACAGCGAGTGGTTCAATCACCAAAACCAGACGCTACCCTGGAAAGTATTGCTTACGAAGGATATGATCTGACCGTCGATCACTGGAAAAGCGAAGAACAACCTGACTGGCTTTATGTACGGCTCGGCAATGGCCAATATGGATGGATACAGAATAAAGGAGTAAAAATATTATAA